The Halopelagius inordinatus genomic interval ACGGCCGGAGACGGAGAGTGACCCGGACGCGCCGTCCTGTACGTACCGGTCGAAGTTCGGCGTCTCCGCCGCCGACACCGCGTCGCGTCGGTCGTGGTTCGCGAGGCCCCAGCCGTCGAGGATAACGAGCGCAGCTTGCATGTTCGGAGGGTGGGCCGCGAGGGGTAACTACTCTTCGTTCCAGACGGTGTGCGGACGACCGCAACGGCGCCACCCGAAGCGTCCGCCGCCCTCGTCGGGGCGCGGGCCGACACGACACCTTCTTTCGCGCGCCGGTCGTTCGTGGGACCGATGGCCGACGACGAGACGGCGGAGACGACGCGCGCGAACCGACTCCGTCGCCCGTTCCCGGTGCGGTGGGTGCAGTACTACCTCGGAAACGGCGCGAGTCTCGGCTGGCTCCTCGTGGTCAACGCCGGCGCGTTCTTAGTCGGCGTCAGTTTTTACGTCCACTCGGAGCCCTCGCTGGCGGACGTGAGTTCCCTTCTGTACCCGCTCTTCGGCGACTCGCCGGCGGCGGTGGCGCTCGGAACGCTCTCGCTCGCGACGCTTCTGCCGCATCTCGGAAAGCCCGTGACCGACGCGCCGAACAACCGCGTTCTGGCCGTGATTCACACGCTGGCGTTCGTCTGGCTCGTGAAGTACGGCGTCTGGACCGCCGTGGCGTTGAACCTCCGCCCGGACCTCTACGTCGGTTTCACGCCCGCCCTGCTTTGGGATTACTGGGGAATCATGCTGACGCACCTCCTGTTTCTCGCGGAGGCGGCGCTGATACCGTACTACGGGCGGACGACCCGCAAGGCTCTCGCCGTCGCGTTGGTCCTCGCTCTCGTCAACGACGTGTACGACTACGGCTTCGGCTTCTACCCGCCGCTCAAATACGACCCCGGCCTCCTGCTCGCTGGTATCACCGTCGCCCTGTCGTTTGCGTCCGTCGCACTCGCCGCGCGGACGTTCGACCGACTCGGCGACTCGACGGAGTAGCGTCTCGCCGTCGGCTGTGACCGCCGCGCCGCAAGTCGGGGGACGGCGGCGACGTGCGAACGTCTGACAGCCCACCCTCGTGGGGGCAACCTTTTCAGTGTTGATGATTTACCTACGGTTATGGATTCCGCGGTGCTCCTGGACCTTCTCGGGAACGAGAACCGCCGGCGCATACTCCGGCTTCTCGCCCACAAACCGTGCTACGTCACGGAGATCAGCGAGTACCTCGGCGTCAGTCCGAAGGCGGTCATAGACCACCTCCGGAAGCTAGAGGACACCGGTCTCATCGAGTCGCGAACAGACGACCAGCGCCGAAAGTACTTCCACATCTCGCGGAACCTGCGACTCGAGGTCAACGTCTCTCCGTACGGGTTCGGGGCGAAGTCGGCCTACCCGGCGAATCCGAGTCTCGACATGACCGGGCGGTGCCCGCACGTCTCGTTCGACATTCCGCAAGAAGAGGCCGACGACGTGGCCGACTTAGCGCGCGAAGTCGGGCGACTGGAGGAGCTAGAGAACGAACTCTCCTTGGCCCAACGGTGGGTTCACGGCCGGATGACCGACGTGTTGGACCGACTGAGCGACAGAATCGGTTCGGACGGCGACAGCCGGTTCTACGCGGAGGTGCTCGCGGCGGTGGCGGGCGGAGCACAGACCGTCCGAAGCATCGCGAACGAAGTCAACGCCGCGCCCGAGTCGGTCGAACGGTCGCTCGAACATCTCTCGGAGCGCGGACTCGTCACCCGCGACGACGACGGGTGGGTCGTCGCGTCTCGCTGAGAACTCAGATATCTCGGGTCAGCCCG includes:
- a CDS encoding DUF1405 domain-containing protein encodes the protein MADDETAETTRANRLRRPFPVRWVQYYLGNGASLGWLLVVNAGAFLVGVSFYVHSEPSLADVSSLLYPLFGDSPAAVALGTLSLATLLPHLGKPVTDAPNNRVLAVIHTLAFVWLVKYGVWTAVALNLRPDLYVGFTPALLWDYWGIMLTHLLFLAEAALIPYYGRTTRKALAVALVLALVNDVYDYGFGFYPPLKYDPGLLLAGITVALSFASVALAARTFDRLGDSTE
- a CDS encoding ArsR/SmtB family transcription factor; the encoded protein is MDSAVLLDLLGNENRRRILRLLAHKPCYVTEISEYLGVSPKAVIDHLRKLEDTGLIESRTDDQRRKYFHISRNLRLEVNVSPYGFGAKSAYPANPSLDMTGRCPHVSFDIPQEEADDVADLAREVGRLEELENELSLAQRWVHGRMTDVLDRLSDRIGSDGDSRFYAEVLAAVAGGAQTVRSIANEVNAAPESVERSLEHLSERGLVTRDDDGWVVASR